Proteins encoded within one genomic window of Patescibacteria group bacterium:
- a CDS encoding NYN domain-containing protein: MKNHQIVYAFIDSQNLNLGTGKDVINQRGRKIYTGWHLDFRKFRVYLSNKFRVSKAFLFIGYIEDNEQLYSQLRSFGYELVFKPTTTDRLGKTKGNIDAELVLHSAVLQYPNYDKAVIVSSDGDFRCLYEYLIDQNKLLRVVIPNRKSESSLLKKFQSYKTFIENEKAKLEYKK, encoded by the coding sequence ATGAAAAATCATCAAATCGTCTACGCCTTCATTGACAGTCAAAATCTAAACTTAGGCACGGGCAAAGACGTCATTAACCAGCGCGGTAGAAAGATTTACACCGGTTGGCATCTGGATTTCCGCAAATTCCGCGTTTATCTTTCTAATAAATTCCGGGTCTCAAAAGCATTTCTATTCATTGGATACATTGAAGACAACGAGCAACTATACAGCCAACTTAGATCGTTTGGCTACGAATTAGTGTTCAAGCCCACCACCACCGATAGATTAGGCAAAACCAAAGGCAATATAGATGCCGAATTAGTGTTGCACTCGGCGGTGCTGCAATATCCAAATTATGACAAAGCGGTCATTGTCTCTAGTGATGGTGATTTTAGATGTCTGTACGAATATCTAATTGATCAAAATAAATTGCTTAGGGTAGTTATCCCAAACCGCAAATCGGAATCATCATTACTAAAGAAATTTCAATCGTACAAAACCTTTATCGAGAACGAAAAAGCGAAATTAGAATACAAAAAATGA
- the obgE gene encoding GTPase ObgE yields the protein MFIDQCEISVQSGNGGDGAVSFRREKYIPNGGPDGGDGGNGGDVVIVGKRDLHTLSDFRSKKMYEAQNGQGGMGKKMHGKNGEDCIIHVPLGTIISVVDEASRPVIPDLIRNPDIKDIESRLHVNDAPKKYEILTEGQTEIIAKGGRGGWGNAHFATSIKQAPHWAKTGMLGQQFNLDLELQLIADVGLVGLPNAGKSTFLSVTTNARPKIANYPFTTLEPNLGVADIDGNHLVIADIPGIIEGAASGKGLGVEFLRHINRTKLLLFILDGTDADVKANLKTLENEAKQFNSTLLKKPRIVAINKIDAIPEKDQKKLAKEMPNAMFISCATGLGLTELKRQIIKAIKI from the coding sequence ATGTTTATCGATCAATGTGAAATTAGCGTTCAATCTGGTAATGGCGGCGATGGAGCCGTCTCTTTTCGGCGTGAGAAATATATTCCCAACGGAGGCCCGGATGGGGGTGATGGGGGTAATGGGGGAGACGTGGTTATTGTGGGCAAACGAGATCTACACACGCTAAGCGATTTTAGATCAAAAAAGATGTACGAGGCACAGAACGGTCAAGGCGGAATGGGTAAAAAGATGCACGGTAAAAACGGCGAAGACTGCATTATTCATGTTCCCCTCGGCACAATCATCTCAGTTGTTGACGAAGCATCACGACCTGTCATTCCGGACTTGATCCGGAATCCAGATATAAAAGACATAGAATCCCGCCTGCACGTGAATGACGCTCCTAAAAAATACGAAATCCTAACCGAAGGTCAAACCGAAATCATCGCTAAAGGCGGCCGTGGCGGTTGGGGTAACGCGCACTTTGCTACCAGTATAAAACAAGCTCCGCACTGGGCTAAAACCGGTATGTTGGGCCAGCAATTTAATCTAGACCTAGAGCTGCAACTAATTGCCGATGTTGGTCTGGTTGGCTTGCCAAACGCTGGAAAATCTACCTTTTTATCGGTAACCACCAACGCCCGGCCAAAAATTGCCAACTATCCGTTTACCACCCTAGAGCCAAATCTTGGGGTGGCAGATATTGATGGAAATCACCTGGTTATCGCCGATATCCCCGGAATTATTGAAGGCGCGGCCAGCGGCAAGGGTCTTGGAGTTGAATTTCTGCGTCACATCAACCGCACAAAATTATTATTATTTATTCTAGATGGTACAGACGCAGACGTTAAAGCAAACCTAAAAACTCTCGAAAACGAGGCCAAGCAATTCAACTCCACTTTACTTAAAAAGCCACGCATTGTGGCCATCAACAAAATTGATGCAATTCCGGAAAAAGATCAAAAGAAACTGGCCAAAGAGATGCCAAACGCTATGTTTATCTCTTGCGCCACCGGCTTAGGTCTTACCGAACTCAAACGTCAAATAATCAAAGCAATCAAAATATGA